One Saccharomyces mikatae IFO 1815 strain IFO1815 genome assembly, chromosome: 16 genomic region harbors:
- the SSN3 gene encoding cyclin-dependent serine/threonine protein kinase SSN3 (similar to Saccharomyces cerevisiae SSN3 (YPL042C); ancestral locus Anc_8.490): protein MYNGKDRAQNSYQPMYQRSIQVQGQQQSQSFVGKKSTIGSVHGKPPMLMANNDVFTIGPYKARKDRMRVSVLEKYEVIGYIAAGTYGKVYKAKRQVGYGTSPANGTSLNGINAKIPQFDNTQSKSISSMEIQANANTLRRNLLKDEGITPGRIRTTREDISSQYNLQKQIPGKKPLTVFYAIKKFKTEKDGVEQLHYTGISQSACREMALCRELHNKHLTTLVEIFLERKCVHMVYEYAEHDLLQIIHFHSHPEKRMIPPRMVRSIMWQLLDGVSYLHQNWVLHRDLKPANIMVTIDGCVKIGDLGLARKFHNMLQTLYTGDKVVVTIWYRAPELLLGARHYTPAVDLWSVGCIFAELIGLQPIFKGEEAKLDSKKTVPFQVNQLQRILEVLGTPDQKNWPYLEKYPEYDQITKFPKYRDNLATWYHSAGGRDKHALSLLYHLLNYDPIKRIDAFNALEHSYFTESDIPVSENVFEGLSYKYPARRIHTNDNDIMNLGSRTKNNVQASGITAGAAANALGGLGVNRRILAAAAAAAAAVSGNNASDEPSRKKNRR from the coding sequence ATGTATAATGGCAAGGATAGAGCACAAAACTCCTATCAGCCAATGTACCAAAGATCTATACAGGTACAAGGGCAACAGCAATCTCAATCATTTGTGGGAAAGAAGAGCACGATTGGAAGTGTACATGGAAAGCCCCCTATGTTAATGGCCAATAATGACGTTTTCACCATTGGACCCTATAAGGCAAGAAAGGATAGAATGCGGGTATCTGTattggaaaaatatgaagTTATTGGCTACATTGCTGCGGGTACATACGGAAAAGTATACAAAGCAAAAAGGCAAGTGGGTTACGGTACGAGTCCAGCCAATGGTACAAGCCTGAATGGCATCAATGCGAAGATTCCGCAGTTTGATAACACGCaatcaaaatcaatctCTTCGATGGAAATACAGGCAAATGCAAATACATTACGAAGAAACTTACTAAAAGATGAAGGAATAACACCCGGAAGGATACGAACTACAAGAGAGGACATATCTTCCCAGTATAATTTGCAAAAACAAATTCCTGGTAAGAAACCCTTGACAGTATTTTATGCCATTAAGAAGTTCAAAACAGAGAAAGATGGTGTTGAACAACTGCATTATACAGGTATATCTCAAAGTGCCTGTAGAGAAATGGCGTTATGTCGAGAATTGCACAATAAACATCTAACTACATTGGTAGAAATTTTTCTGGAGAGAAAATGTGTCCATATGGTGTACGAATACGCGGAGCACGACCTTCTGCAAATCATCCATTTCCACTCCCATCCCGAAAAAAGGATGATACCACCAAGAATGGTTCGATCTATCATGTGGCAGCTTTTGGACGGTGTATCGTACCTTCATCAAAACTGGGTACTTCATCGTGATTTGAAACCTGCCAATATAATGGTCACTATAGATGGGTGTGTTAAAATTGGAGATTTAGGGTTGGCAAGAAAGTTTCACAACATGCTGCAAACTCTTTATACCGGAGATAAGGTGGTTGTTACCATATGGTATCGTGCACCAGAGTTGCTGTTGGGAGCACGACATTATACTCCTGCAGTTGATCTGTGGTCCGTTGGTTGTATTTTTGCAGAATTAATAGGGTTACAGCCCATATTCAAAGGTGAAGAAGCTAAGTTAGACTCCAAAAAGACTGTTCCATTCCAAGTGAATCAGTTACAAAGGATCCTAGAGGTTCTTGGCACTCcagatcaaaaaaattggcCCTACTTGGAGAAGTATCCGGAGTATGATCAGATTACCAAGTTCCCGAAGTATAGAGATAACCTAGCTACATGGTATCATTCTGCGGGAGGAAGAGACAAGCATGCTTTGAGCTTACTTTACCATTTGTTGAACTATGATCCAATTAAAAGAATCGACGCTTTCAATGCTTTGGAACATAGTTATTTTACAGAAAGTGATATTCCTGTCAGCGAAAATGTATTTGAGGGGCTATCTTATAAATATCCAGCAAGAAGAATTCATACAAACGATAACGACATCATGAATCTCGGCTCAAGAACGAAAAACAACGTACAAGCTTCAGGAATAACTGCAGGCGCTGCCGCAAATGCCCTAGGAGGACTCGGTGTTAATCGTAGAATCTTAGCAGCCGCTGccgctgctgctgctgcagTTTCAGGAAATAATGCATCAGATGAGCCA
- the MRX11 gene encoding Mrx11p (similar to Saccharomyces cerevisiae YPL041C; ancestral locus Anc_8.489) produces MNTRLVFNRPLVLMLKRPTQSATLIGIRPSGSTQVRYVSGNVDPTKRKEDKLHKIISKSRLLTRLNRNPKFSHYFDRLSEAGTVPTLTSFFILHEVTAILPLFLLWWLIYNLDISDDFKLPSFFNGLMDSCHTAMEKFVGKRYQECLNKNKLILSGTIAYVTVKLLYPVRICISIWGAPYFGKWLLLPFQKLKHLIKK; encoded by the coding sequence ATGAACACTAGATTAGTATTCAATAGACCTTTGGTGCTCATGCTCAAGAGGCCAACACAATCGGCCACATTAATTGGCATTAGGCCCAGCGGATCAACCCAGGTAAGATACGTATCAGGAAATGTAGACCCtacgaaaagaaaggaagaCAAACTACATAAAATAATTTCCAAGTCACGGCTTTTGACGAGATTAAACAGAAATCCTAaattttctcattattttgATCGTCTTAGTGAGGCTGGTACTGTCCCGACATTGACGTCATTCTTCATCTTGCACGAGGTAACAGCGATACTACCATTGTTTCTATTATGGTGGCTAATTTATAACCTCGATATATCTGATGATTTTAAGCTGCCTAGCTTTTTCAATGGGCTGATGGATAGTTGTCATACAGCTatggaaaaatttgttgGCAAGAGGTATCAGGAATGTCtcaacaaaaacaaactgATTCTATCTGGCACGATAGCTTACGTTACAGTCAAATTACTATATCCAGTACGCATTTGTATTAGCATCTGGGGAGCGCcttattttggaaaatggCTGCTGCTTCcctttcaaaaattaaaaCACCTTATTAAGAAGTAg
- the ISM1 gene encoding isoleucine--tRNA ligase ISM1 (similar to Saccharomyces cerevisiae ISM1 (YPL040C); ancestral locus Anc_8.488), producing MKCARLMPRHTFIILNKRYLVKHAYQKTLNLPKTKFPNRSNLDITLRELIPQSSQVVYKEQIRDFFREFSELDTTDAKLKFIKEKLFILHDGPPYANGDLHLGHALNKILKDIINRYQLSQGKYIFYKPGWDCHGLPIEIKALKDLSAQQIESISPLKIRSLALRHAQRAIKKQKETFKHFAILTDWETPYLTMDKDYEINQLTIFKEMFERGLIKRQNKPVYWGTETKTALAEGELEYNEEHKSIAAYVKFPLEKNSETELCRKLGITNNLPIYCLIWTSTPWTLFSNRAICFNQDFSYSLLHVGNELVVVETDSIDKLNLPTESYKKIKQFQGIYLHGMYYQNRLTDDNVRRPLLNGVHVTSGTGTGLVHIAPGHGQDDYLIGIQNNLEIYSPVDDRGRYQLNKLPQSVRFIMRDDMDPTLGKQVLDVKTAKLILQKLSELNLLYKSHEYTHSYPYDWRSKKPVIIRATPQWFADLHDVKNLALESISRVKFYPNRGYTRLSSFIKSRSEWCISRQRSWGIPILSFYKKSEPDSTLMNSETLAHAIETIKRKGIDSWFNTMDGDMKEWLPEEYHGVAHEYCRSQDTMDVWFDSGSSWSVIKDFYEKCLRLKKLPSPLYQICLEGSDQHRGWFQSSLLTKVASSNLSVAPYEEVITHGFTLDENGLKMSKSVGNTISPEAIIKGDESLGLPALGVDGLRYLIAQSNFTTDIVAGPTVMKHVGEALKKIRLTFRYLLSNLQKSRSFDILPIERLRRVDQYALYKVNELLKTTKEHYQNYNFSKVLITLQYHLNNDLSAFYFDISKDTLYSDEISSLTRRQVQTTLLHLLNSYRAILAPILPVMVQEVWNHVPEGWLRGQKNQDISPMRTEWPLFDTNMETITSFEKFEGRILEQFQREFRILSKKEGVTKTAQSHVTVFTKHPLPFSSNQLCDILQSSSVDILEAKSHHNNLPTIELGNGTNVQMLVERSKKHNCPRCWKASSAEEDVLCDRCKEVVNHLAS from the coding sequence ATGAAGTGCGCTAGGCTTATGCCTCGGCATACCTTTATCATTTTAAATAAGAGGTATCTTGTCAAACACGCCTATCAAAAAACACTGAACTTACCCAAGACTAAGTTTCCAAACAGATCAAATTTAGATATTACATTAAGAGAATTAATACCGCAATCTTCACAGGTAGTTTATAAAGAGCAAATAAGAGATTTTTTTAGGGAATTCTCCGAGCTTGATACAACTGATGCAAAATTGAAGTTCATAAAGGAGAAATTATTTATCTTGCATGATGGACCGCCCTATGCAAATGGTGACTTACATCTCGGACATGCCCTGAATAAAATTCTGAAAGATATTATAAATAGATATCAACTCTCACAAGGAAAGTATATCTTTTATAAACCTGGTTGGGATTGTCATGGATTACCCATTGAAATTAAAGCTTTGAAGGATTTAAGTGCGCAACAAATTGAATCAATATCTCCTTTAAAAATCAGGTCGCTGGCATTAAGACATGCACAAAGGGcaataaagaaacaaaaggaGACTTTCAAGCATTTTGCGATCTTGACAGATTGGGAAACTCCATACTTAACAATGGATAAAGACTATGAAATTAATCAATTAAcaatcttcaaagaaatgttCGAAAGAGGATTGATTAAGAGGCAGAACAAACCAGTTTACTGGGGCACAGAAACTAAAACTGCTTTAGCCGAAGGTGAGTTGGAGTATAATGAAGAACATAAATCAATTGCAGCTTATGTCAAGTTTCCtcttgaaaagaattctGAGACAGAACTATGCAGGAAACTGGGAATAACTAATAACTTACCTATATACTGTTTGATTTGGACCAGCACTCCATGGACTCTTTTCTCTAATCGGGCGATCTGTTTTAATCAAGATTTTTCCTACTCCTTATTGCATGTAGGCAATGAACTTGTCGTTGTGGAGACCGATTCGATTGATAAATTGAACCTGCCAACTGAATCGtataagaaaatcaaacaatttCAAGGGATTTACTTACATGGGATGTATTATCAAAACCGCCTGACCGACGATAATGTTAGAAGACCCCTATTGAATGGTGTACATGTCACCAGCGGCACAGGAACAGGCTTGGTTCATATAGCGCCAGGGCATGGGCAGGATGACTATTTAATTGGTATCCAGAACaatcttgaaatttattCTCCTGTGGACGATCGGGGCCGTTATCAGCTGAATAAACTTCCTCAGTCGGTGAGATTTATTATGAGGGATGATATGGACCCAACACTCGGTAAGCAGGTATTAGACGTCAAAACTGCAAAGCTTATTTTACAGAAGCTAAGTGAACTCAATCTACTCTATAAATCTCATGAATACACACATTCCTATCCATATGACTGGAGATCAAAGAAACCCGTGATAATAAGAGCCACTCCCCAATGGTTTGCGGATTTACATGATGTAAAAAATTTAGCCTTGGAAAGTATCAGCCGTGTCAAATTTTACCCTAATAGAGGTTATACAAGGCTTTCATCTTTTATTAAAAGCAGAAGTGAATGGTGTATATCTAGGCAACGTTCATGGGGAATCCCTATATTAagtttttacaaaaaaagtgaaCCAGATTCCACTTTGATGAATTCTGAAACCTTAGCGCATGCCATAGAAACAATCAAACGAAAAGGAATTGATTCCTGGTTTAACACTATGGATGGTGACATGAAAGAATGGTTGCCAGAGGAATACCATGGAGTAGCACACGAATACTGTCGTTCTCAAGACACCATGGATGTATGGTTTGATAGTGGATCGTCATGGAGTGTGATTAAAGATTTTTATGAAAAATGTCTAAGACTAAAAAAACTTCCATCACCATTATATCAAATTTGTCTAGAAGGGTCTGATCAACATAGAGGATGGTTTCAAAGTTCCTTGTTAACAAAGGTAGCATCAAGTAATTTGTCCGTCGCGCCTTATGAGGAAGTGATTACACATGGTTTTACCCTAGATGAAAATGGCTTAAAAATGTCAAAATCTGTAGGAAATACAATATCTCCTGAAGCAATAATCAAAGGCGATGAAAGCTTAGGATTGCCTGCGTTGGGTGTTGATGGATTGAGGTATCTGATAGCGCAATCAAATTTCACTACTGATATAGTTGCTGGTCCTACTGTGATGAAGCATGTAGGAGaagctttgaaaaaaattagacTAACATTCCGTTATTTATTGAGTAATTTGCAAAAGTCTCGAAGTTTCGATATATTGCCGATTGAACGATTACGTCGTGTTGATCAATATGCCTTGTATAAGGTAAATGAACTGCTAAAAACGACAAAAGAACATTACCAAAATTATAACTTTTCCAAGGTTCTTATCACTCTACAATATCACTTGAACAATGACCTATCGgccttttattttgatatttccAAGGACACTTTATATTCCGATGAAATATCGTCGTTGACAAGAAGACAAGTCCAAACAACCCTTCTACATTTACTTAACTCATATAGAGCAATTCTTGCGCCAATCTTGCCCGTTATGGTTCAAGAAGTATGGAATCACGTACCAGAAGGATGGTTGCGAGggcaaaaaaatcaagacaTTAGCCCGATGCGTACAGAATGGCCACTTTTTGACACCAATATGGAAACAATCacctcttttgaaaaatttgaaggcAGAATTTTAGAGCAGTTTCAGAGAGAATTCAGGATTTTgagtaaaaaagaaggtgTAACTAAAACTGCACAAAGCCATGTTACCGTCTTCACCAAGCATCCCCTTCCATTCAGTTCTAACCAGCTTTGTGACATCTTACAATCATCTTCTGTTGATATACTAGAAGCAAAGAGCCACCACAACAATTTACCTACGATTGAACTTGGAAACGGAACAAACGTGCAAATGTTAGTTGAGCGAAGCAAAAAGCACAATTGTCCCAGGTGCTGGAAAGCCAGTTCAGCTGAGGAGGATGTACTATGTGATAGATGTAAAGAGGTCGTAAATCATCTCGCGTCTTGA
- the SMKI16G1320 gene encoding uncharacterized protein (similar to Saccharomyces cerevisiae YPL039W; ancestral locus Anc_8.487) encodes MLSEEYNLGSANSMTSTHLSMKKQKIVLMKFMVAQVTKKIMQRYASLLVTMHSDDTSNTGSNHSKTARFVEIILHRAKSSHLQFKKVCCIVIKFLDCCLKETNYMKFLKFNLHKLFVAAFILSVPNVVGNDRDRITTRDETYHSYSKITGLSLEEVINCCSIVRPVLIRRGRQQRKQMLSRRDQHSYFSRSAFMNSHSSSASSFFSRNRSANDLLVHTNAYSFPNHSDEEDHNRRWEHGEANSMEENAGTYQQTTFIPDTPNVLHSRSMIECGIEPMQTVDSSELSGQSNGYVLRAELQEFNNIGKKLVQDSFRII; translated from the coding sequence ATGCTGAGTGAGGAGTATAATTTAGGGAGTGCAAATAGCATGACATCAACTCATTTATCGATGAAAAAGCAGAAAATTGTGTTGATGAAGTTTATGGTAGCTCAAGTGACTAAGAAGATTATGCAACGGTATGCAAGTCTGCTGGTGACTATGCATAGTGACGATACTTCTAATACTGGTTCAAATCATTCGAAAACAGCTCGATTTGTGGAAATAATTCTGCACAGAGCCAAATCATCGCACTTACAGTTCAAGAAAGTTTGTTGCATTGTGATCAAGTTTCTAGATTGTTGTTTGAAGGAAACGAATTATATGAAGTTTTTAAAGTTCAACCTGCATAAACTCTTTGTAGCCGCTTTTATATTAAGCGTGCCAAATGTTGTAGGTAATGACCGTGATAGGATAACCACAAGGGATGAGACGTACCATTCTTACTCAAAAATAACAGGCCTATCACTAGAGGAAGTGATAAATTGTTGTTCTATAGTGAGACCCGTACTTATTCGGCGAGGTAGACAGCAACGTAAGCAAATGTTATCCCGCCGTGATCAGCATTCCTATTTCTCTAGAAGTGCTTTCATGAACTCTCATTCATCATCagcatcttcttttttctctagAAACCGATCAGCCAATGATCTACTTGTACATACAAATGCATATTCGTTTCCTAATCATTCCGACGAGGAAGACCATAATCGGCGGTGGGAGCATGGAGAAGCAAACAGTATGGAGGAGAATGCCGGTACGTATCAACAAACTACGTTTATACCAGATACACCGAACGTTCTACATTCGAGATCAATGATTGAGTGCGGAATTGAACCCATGCAGACAGTTGATTCTAGTGAATTGTCAGGTCAAAGCAACGGGTATGTTTTAAGGGCAGAATTACAGGAGTTTAACAACATTGGTAAGAAATTAGTTCAAGATTCTTTTAGAATAATATAG
- the MET31 gene encoding Met31p (similar to Saccharomyces cerevisiae MET32 (YDR253C) and MET31 (YPL038W); ancestral locus Anc_8.486), whose protein sequence is MNVDEIFLQQAAEAIAVTSASPTHTDPIIQELLQRIRQSSPLSAVIQTQGNVPNAGAPGNTAKGLIEHPEIRTERTEDNHHNKKGVQLYSCAKCQLKFSRSSDLRRHEKVHSLVLPHICSNCGKGFARKDALKRHSNTLTCQRNRKKLSEGSDVDVDELIKDAIKNGTGLL, encoded by the coding sequence ATGAATGTAGATGAAATATTTCTCCAACAGGCAGCGGAAGCTATAGCGGTGACCTCAGCGAGTCCCACCCATACGGACCCTATAATACAGGAATTATTACAGAGGATTCGGCAATCCAGTCCATTAAGTGCAGTCATACAGACACAAGGAAATGTGCCAAACGCTGGGGCGCCAGGCAATACGGCCAAAGGACTTATAGAACACCCAGAAATACGAACAGAGAGAACGGAAGATAACCAtcataataaaaaaggCGTACAGCTCTACAGCTGTGCCAAGTGCCAATTAAAATTCAGCAGGAGTTCTGATTTGAGGAGACATGAAAAGGTGCACTCACTAGTACTGCCGCATATCTGTTCCAACTGTGGCAAAGGGTTTGCCAGGAAGGATGCTTTGAAAAGACATTCCAATACATTGACCTGTCAACGAAACAGGAAGAAACTAAGTGAAGGTTCGGACGTTGATGTCGATGAGCTCATTAAGGACGCGATAAAGAATGGTACCGGTTTGTTGTAA
- the EGD1 gene encoding Egd1p (similar to Saccharomyces cerevisiae BTT1 (YDR252W) and EGD1 (YPL037C); ancestral locus Anc_8.485): protein MPIDQEKLAKLQKLSANNKVGGTRRKLNKKAGSSAGANKDDTKLQSQLAKLHAVTIDNVAEANFFKDDGKVMHFNKVGVQVAAQHNTSVFYGLPQEKNLQDLFPGIISQLGPEAIQALSQLAAQMEKHEAKAPADSEKKDEAIPELVEGQTFDADVE, encoded by the coding sequence ATGCCaattgatcaagaaaaattagcTAAGCTACAAAAGTTGTCTGCTAACAACAAAGTTGGTGGTACCAGAAGAAAGCTTAACAAGAAGGCTGGCTCTTCTGCCGGTGCCAACAAGGACGACACCAAGTTGCAAAGTCAATTAGCTAAGTTGCACGCTGTTACTATCGACAACGTTGCTGAAGCCAACTTCTTCAAGGACGACGGTAAGGTTATGCATTTCAACAAAGTCGGTGTCCAAGTTGCTGCACAACACAACACTTCCGTATTCTACGGTCTACcacaagaaaagaacttgCAAGATTTGTTCCCAGGTATCATCTCTCAATTGGGCCCAGAGGCTATCCAAGCTTTGTCCCAATTGGCTGCCCAAATGGAAAAACATGAAGCCAAGGCTCCCGCcgattctgaaaaaaaggatgaAGCTATCCCAGAGTTAGTTGAAGGCCAAACTTTTGATGCTGACGTCGAATAA
- the PMA2 gene encoding H(+)-exporting P2-type ATPase PMA2 (similar to Saccharomyces cerevisiae PMA2 (YPL036W)) has translation MYSTGANQYKEKSSKEYFEASGGDNPANNPSASSSSSSSTSTSASSSAAAVPRKAAAASAANESDSDEDIDQLIDELQSNYGESNESSEEELRTDGAHAGERVVPEKDLSTDPAYGLTSDEVTRRRKKYGLNQMAEENESSIVKFLMFFVGPIQFVMEAAAILAAGLSDWVDFGVICALLLLNASVGFIQEFQAGSIVDELKKTLANTATVIRDGQLIEIPANEVVPGEILQLESGTIAPADGRVVTEDCFLQIDQSAITGESLAAEKHYGDEVFSSSTVKTGEAFMVVTATGDNTFVGRAAALVGQASGVEGHFTEVLNGIGVILLVLVIATLLLVWTACFYRTVGIVSILRYTLGITIIGVPVGLPAVVTTTMAVGAAYLAKKQAIVQKLSAIESLAGVEILCSDKTGTLTKNKLSLHEPYTVEGVSPDDLMLTACLAASRKKKGLDAIDKAFLKSLIEYPKAKDALTKYKVLEFHPFDPVSKKVTAVVESPEGERIVCVKGAPLFVLKTVEEDHPIPEDVHENYENKVAELASRGFRALGVARKRGEGHWEILGVMPCMDPPRDDTAQTINEARNLGLRIKMLTGDAVGIAKETCRQLGLGTNIYNAERLGLGGGGDMPGSELADFVENADGFAEVFPQHKFRVVEILQNRGYLVAMTGDGVNDAPSLKKADTGIAVEGATDAARSAADIVFLAPGLSAIIDALKTSRQIFHRMYSYVVYRIALSLHLEIFLGLWIAILNNSLDINLIVFIAIFADVATLAIAYDNAPYAPQPVKWNLPRLWGMSIILGIVLAIGSWITLTTMFLPNGGIIQNFGAMNGVMFLQISLTENWLIFVTRAAGPFWSSIPSWQLAGAVFAVDIIATMFTLFGWWSENWTDIVSVVRVWIWSIGIFCVLGGFYYVMSTSQAFDRLMNGKSLKEKKSTRSVEDFMAAMQRVSTQHEKSS, from the coding sequence ATGTATTCCACTGGTGCGAATCAATACAAAGAGAAGTCCTCAAAAGAGTACTTCGAGGCCAGCGGAGGCGATAACCCTGCGAATAACCCTTCTGcttcttcgtcatcttcgtcttctACATCAACATCCGCCTCGTCATCGGCCGCAGCCGTTCCACGCAAGGCCGCAGCCGCATCCGCCGCTAATGAGTCGGACTCagatgaagatattgatCAATTAATTGACGAACTACAATCTAACTACGGTGAAAGCAATGAATCCAGCGAGGAAGAGCTGCGCACTGACGGAGCGCATGCTGGCGAAAGGGTTGTCCCTGAGAAAGACCTTTCTACAGATCCTGCGTATGGTTTGACTTCAGATGAAGtcacaagaagaagaaagaagtatGGGCTGAACCAAATGGCAGAGGAGAATGAATCCTCAATCGTCAAGTTTTTAATGTTTTTTGTGGGCCCAATTCAATTTGTTATGGAAGCGGCTGCTATTTTGGCCGCTGGTTTGTCTGATTGGGTTGATTTTGGTGTCATCTGTGCTTTACTGTTATTGAATGCGTCTGTCGGATTTATTCAAGAGTTCCAAGCAGGCTCCATTGTGGACGAGTTGAAAAAGACTTTGGCAAATACCGCAACTGTTATCCGGGATGGTCAATTGATCGAAATTCCGGCCAACGAGGTGGTTCCTGGTGAAATTTTACAGTTAGAAAGTGGTACGATTGCTCCCGCAGATGGACGTGTCGTTACAGAAGATTGTTTTTTGCAAATCGATCAATCTGCTATCACTGGTGAATCTTTAGCTGCTGAAAAGCATTACGGTGATGAGGTGTTCTCATCGTCCACCGTGAAAACCGGCGAGGCCTTTATGGTCGTGACTGCCACTGGTGATAATACCTTTGTTGGCAGGGCAGCTGCCTTAGTAGGTCAAGCTTCTGGCGTGGAAGGTCATTTCACCGAAGTCTTGAATGGGATTGGTGTTATTTTGCTGGTTTTAGTAATCGCTACTTTACTGCTGGTCTGGACGGCATGTTTTTATAGAACTGTCGGTATTGTAAGTATTTTGAGATACACCCTTGGTATAACCATTATAGGTGTTCCAGTCGGTTTACCGGCCGTTGTCACCACAACCATGGCCGTCGGGGCTGCTTACTTGGCCAAGAAGCAAGCCATTGTGCAAAAGTTGTCTGCTATCGAATCCCTAGCTGGTGTCGAGATCCTGTGTTCTGACAAGACTGGTACTTTGACTAAGAACAAGTTATCCTTGCATGAACCATACACCGTGGAAGGTGTATCTCCAGATGACTTGATGTTGACTGCTTGTTTAGCTGCTTctagaaagaagaagggtTTGGATGCTATTGACAAGGCTTTCTTGAAGTCCTTAATTGAGTACCCAAAGGCTAAAGATGCTTTAACTAAGTACAAGGTTTTGGAATTTCACCCATTTGACCCTGTGTCGAAAAAGGTTACTGCCGTTGTAGAATCTCCAGAAGGTGAAAGAATTGTTTGTGTCAAGGGAGCTCCATTGTTCGTTTTGAAAACCGTCGAAGAAGATCACCCAATCCCAGAAGATGTCCATGAAAACTACGAGAACAAGGTTGCAGAATTAGCCTCTAGAGGGTTCCGTGCTTTAGGTGTTGCCAGAAAAAGAGGTGAAGGTCATTGGGAAATTTTAGGTGTTATGCCATGTATGGATCCACCAAGGGATGACACTGCCCAAACAATAAACGAGGCTAGAAACCTTGGTTTAAGAATCAAGATGCTAACCGGAGACGCCGTTGGTATTGCCAAGGAAACTTGTAGGCAATTAGGACTCGGAACAAACATATATAACGCAGAAAGATTAGGTCTAGGAGGCGGCGGAGATATGCCTGGTTCAGAGTTGGCagattttgttgaaaacGCAGACGGTTTTGCCGAGGTTTTTCCACAGCATAAGTTTAGGGTGGTGGAAATTTTGCAGAATAGAGGATATTTAGTGGCTATGACTGGTGATGGTGTTAATGATGCTCcgtctttgaagaaagcaGATACGGGAATTGCCGTCGAGGGCGCCACAGATGCCGCTAGATCAGCCGCTGACATTGTTTTCTTGGCTCCCGGTCTCTCTGCTATTATTGATGCTTTAAAGACTTCGagacaaatttttcacagAATGTACTCCTACGTTGTCTACCGTATTGCTTTGTCCTTacatttggaaattttcCTGGGTTTGTGGATTGCTATTTTGAACAACTCATTAGATATTAACTTGATCGTTTTTATCGCAATTTTTGCAGATGTCGCCACATTAGCCATTGCTTATGATAATGCCCCTTACGCGCCTCAACCTGTAAAATGGAATCTACCGAGATTATGGGGTATGTCTATTATTTTGGGTATTGTTTTAGCGATAGGTTCTTGGATTACTCTAACCACGATGTTCTTGCCCAATGGTGGTatcattcaaaattttggtGCTATGAATGGTGTGATGTTCTTACAAATTTCATTGACAGAAAACTGGTTGATTTTTGTCACTAGAGCTGCTGGTCCATTTTGGTCTTCTATTCCATCGTGGCAGTTAGCGGGTGCCGTCTTCGCTGTTGATATCATTGCTACGATGTTTACCTTATTTGGTTGGTGGTCTGAAAACTGGACTGATATTGTCTCCGTCGTGCGTGTATGGATCTGGTCCATCGGCATATTCTGTGTGTTAGGAGGATTTTACTATGTGATGTCCACGTCTCAAGCTTTTGATAGGTTGATGAATGGTAAGtcattaaaagaaaagaaatctaCTCGGAGTGTCGAAGACTTCATGGCTGCAATGCAAAGAGTTTCTACTCAACATGAAAAGAGCAGTTAG